A region of Candidatus Hydrogenedentota bacterium DNA encodes the following proteins:
- a CDS encoding RDD family protein yields the protein MVWYYAEGNNQIGPKSEAEFQQLVSAGVIRADTLVWREGMPGWKAYGEVDPSLVFSGTQSALQAQPYVRDEGAYDTAMTICSSCGNTFPSEDVIEFAGRYVCAACKPAFVQQLKESGRVPGAMAYAGFWIRLGARIIDTVILVVANYLVTAVLEMVFGRAGEAAALTVLLLSVLINWGASIGYFTYFHGRYGATPGKLALGLRVVREDGSPITYLRAFARYWGDVLTGLTFFIGYIIAAFDDEKRALHDHICSTRVVHV from the coding sequence ATGGTCTGGTACTACGCCGAGGGCAACAATCAGATTGGCCCCAAGAGTGAAGCCGAATTTCAGCAACTGGTCTCCGCGGGGGTGATTCGCGCCGATACGTTGGTGTGGCGCGAGGGCATGCCGGGTTGGAAGGCCTACGGTGAAGTCGATCCTTCGCTTGTGTTCTCCGGCACCCAATCAGCACTTCAGGCGCAGCCTTATGTCCGGGACGAAGGGGCATACGACACGGCGATGACGATTTGTTCGTCGTGCGGGAACACCTTTCCCTCCGAAGACGTCATCGAGTTCGCGGGCAGGTACGTATGCGCCGCGTGCAAGCCGGCTTTCGTTCAGCAACTTAAGGAGAGCGGCCGCGTTCCGGGCGCGATGGCCTACGCGGGTTTTTGGATACGGTTGGGGGCGCGTATCATCGACACAGTGATTCTGGTCGTGGCCAACTATCTGGTTACTGCCGTGCTCGAGATGGTTTTCGGTCGTGCAGGAGAAGCTGCCGCGTTGACTGTGCTTCTGCTTTCTGTGCTGATCAATTGGGGGGCTTCGATAGGTTATTTCACCTACTTCCATGGAAGATATGGAGCAACGCCGGGAAAGTTGGCGCTAGGGCTTCGGGTTGTGCGCGAAGACGGCAGTCCAATCACGTATTTGCGGGCGTTCGCCCGGTATTGGGGGGATGTGCTGACCGGTCTGACATTCTTTATTGGCTACATCATCGCCGCATTCGATGACGAGAAGCGCGCCCTTCACGACCATATTTGCAGCACGCGCGTGGTTCACGTTTAG
- a CDS encoding redox-sensing transcriptional repressor Rex: MGRRESAPVLGPLVLERLMHYYHLVAEQIEERPHGRVSSAEIAHLLGMDDTLVRKDLAAIGVRGRPRVGFSTAELMEAVRITLGFNDTYKAVIVGAGRMGGAIASYAGFAKYGLYVVALFDVDAERVGNVQGGVFVQPLENLETVIARHDVRLAILTVPADAAQALADRMVASGIRAIWNFAPTSLVVPPGVFVRHEHISIGLGELAYFLKQYRGAEAREAAAEGSESNSGTSS, translated from the coding sequence ATGGGAAGAAGAGAGAGCGCGCCCGTGCTGGGACCATTGGTGCTCGAACGACTGATGCACTACTACCACCTCGTGGCCGAGCAAATCGAGGAGCGGCCGCATGGGCGGGTGTCGAGTGCCGAAATTGCGCACTTGCTGGGTATGGACGATACGCTGGTACGCAAGGATTTGGCCGCAATCGGTGTGCGCGGACGGCCCCGAGTGGGATTCAGTACCGCGGAGCTGATGGAAGCAGTTCGAATCACGCTCGGATTCAATGACACCTACAAAGCGGTTATCGTGGGCGCTGGCCGTATGGGCGGAGCAATTGCATCCTATGCGGGGTTCGCGAAGTACGGGCTTTATGTTGTCGCGCTGTTCGACGTGGACGCCGAGCGCGTGGGCAATGTCCAAGGAGGCGTCTTCGTTCAGCCTCTTGAGAATCTGGAGACTGTCATCGCGCGGCACGACGTGCGCCTGGCGATTCTGACCGTGCCCGCGGACGCGGCTCAGGCGTTGGCCGACCGCATGGTTGCGTCGGGCATACGCGCCATCTGGAACTTCGCGCCCACGAGTCTGGTTGTGCCGCCGGGCGTGTTTGTGCGGCACGAGCACATTTCGATCGGACTGGGCGAGTTGGCCTACTTCCTGAAGCAGTACCGAGGTGCGGAAGCGAGGGAAGCGGCCGCGGAAGGCTCCGAGTCGAACTCCGGAACGTCGTCTTAG
- the hydE gene encoding [FeFe] hydrogenase H-cluster radical SAM maturase HydE has protein sequence MYLIDDSDILSWLEEEDPDRLNELYRMADEVRREAVGEEVHLRGLIEISNYCSRLCGYCGLRAGNREIERYRMHEDEILGCARQAAQYGYGTVVLQGGEDYGIEREWLANIVRRIKEETPLAVTLSMGERPYDDLAAWKEAGADRFLLRFETSDPELYKRIHPAAATDGGVDRIEILGQLRELGYEVGSGVMVGIPGQTYTGLALDIALFRRLDLDMIGVGPYISHPDTPLGKGDWVRPILPQEQVPNTEQMTYKVLALTRLVCPEANIPSTTALATINKETGRELGLMRGANVVMPNMTPPKYRALYEIYPAKACIDESSGECRVCLRRRIEAIGRQVGTGQGGRLRSV, from the coding sequence ATGTATTTGATCGACGATAGCGACATACTCTCGTGGTTGGAGGAAGAAGATCCCGACCGCCTTAATGAATTGTATCGGATGGCGGATGAAGTCCGCAGGGAGGCTGTTGGCGAAGAGGTGCACCTTCGCGGCCTCATTGAGATTTCGAATTACTGCTCGCGATTGTGCGGCTATTGCGGATTGCGCGCAGGAAACCGCGAGATCGAGCGCTATCGAATGCACGAGGACGAGATTCTCGGGTGTGCGCGCCAAGCCGCGCAGTACGGTTACGGCACGGTCGTCCTGCAAGGGGGCGAGGACTACGGGATTGAGCGGGAATGGCTTGCGAACATCGTGCGGCGCATCAAGGAGGAAACACCGCTTGCCGTGACGCTCAGCATGGGTGAGCGCCCGTATGACGACCTGGCTGCATGGAAAGAAGCCGGAGCTGACCGGTTTCTACTTCGATTCGAGACGTCGGACCCCGAACTCTACAAGCGGATCCACCCGGCGGCAGCGACGGATGGCGGGGTCGATCGCATTGAAATCCTTGGCCAGTTGCGCGAACTGGGATACGAAGTTGGAAGCGGCGTGATGGTTGGGATTCCCGGGCAGACGTATACGGGTCTTGCCCTGGATATTGCGCTCTTTCGGCGACTCGACCTGGACATGATTGGGGTAGGCCCCTATATTTCGCATCCGGATACGCCGCTCGGCAAAGGCGACTGGGTCCGCCCCATCTTGCCGCAGGAGCAGGTCCCAAACACGGAACAAATGACGTACAAAGTCCTTGCCCTGACGCGCCTGGTGTGTCCGGAGGCCAACATTCCGAGTACAACGGCGCTCGCGACCATCAACAAGGAAACGGGCCGCGAGTTGGGGCTGATGCGAGGGGCGAACGTGGTCATGCCGAACATGACGCCGCCCAAGTACCGGGCTCTCTACGAAATCTATCCGGCTAAGGCGTGCATCGACGAGTCGTCGGGCGAGTGCCGAGTATGCCTGCGCCGCCGGATTGAGGCCATTGGCCGGCAGGTGGGGACGGGGCAGGGCGGCCGGCTGCGCAGCGTTTAG
- the hydF gene encoding [FeFe] hydrogenase H-cluster maturation GTPase HydF: protein MFSAPKSFRLHIGLFGRRNVGKSSLLNAITRQQVSIVSEFAGTTTDPVEKPMELLPLGPVLFIDTAGIDDVGALGELRVKKTQQVFERTDLGVLVTEASQWGEFESEILDEFSSREIPAVVVFNKVDLGEPEPSLIEALHAKDIRTVQTVAASGQGVLDFREALLEAAPEEFVNNPTILGDLVGPGEMAVLVVPIDKEAPKGRLIMPQVQSIRDLLDSDAYCMVVKERELRAALERLTRPPRLVVTDSQAFLKVAADTPPEIPITSFSILFARFHGDLIAQVQGTVAIDSLRAGDRVLVSEACSHHPIGEDIGRVKIPRWLTQYVGGKLHFDTVQGHDFPEDLPLYKLVIHCGACTLNRREMLSRILRCRQAGVPITNYGLTIAYSLGIFERALGPFPAALQAYRDALAAMQHCPRGESPEPAGTVADGACVYTGEAPNG, encoded by the coding sequence ATGTTTAGTGCCCCGAAGTCATTCCGCCTGCACATTGGATTGTTCGGCCGCCGCAATGTCGGCAAATCCAGCCTGTTGAACGCAATCACGCGTCAGCAGGTGTCCATTGTGTCTGAATTCGCAGGCACCACCACCGATCCCGTCGAAAAGCCCATGGAGCTCTTGCCGCTGGGCCCCGTCTTATTTATTGACACGGCAGGTATCGATGATGTGGGCGCCTTGGGTGAGTTGCGGGTCAAGAAGACGCAGCAAGTCTTCGAGCGAACGGACCTTGGCGTGTTGGTGACGGAAGCGTCGCAATGGGGCGAATTCGAGTCGGAGATTCTCGACGAGTTCTCGTCGCGGGAGATTCCCGCCGTCGTCGTCTTTAACAAGGTGGATTTGGGTGAGCCCGAACCGTCCTTGATCGAAGCGCTTCATGCCAAAGACATTCGAACTGTTCAGACAGTCGCGGCAAGTGGACAGGGTGTCCTCGACTTTCGAGAAGCGTTGCTGGAAGCCGCCCCCGAAGAATTTGTGAACAATCCGACCATCCTTGGCGACCTTGTCGGGCCGGGAGAGATGGCCGTTTTGGTAGTGCCGATTGACAAGGAGGCGCCGAAGGGCCGGCTCATCATGCCGCAGGTTCAATCGATCCGCGATTTGCTGGATTCAGATGCCTATTGCATGGTCGTTAAGGAGCGCGAACTTCGCGCGGCCCTGGAGCGCCTGACGCGGCCGCCGCGGCTCGTGGTGACGGATTCGCAGGCATTTTTAAAGGTGGCCGCCGACACGCCGCCGGAAATTCCCATAACCAGTTTCTCGATCTTGTTTGCGCGTTTCCACGGAGATCTCATTGCGCAAGTTCAGGGCACTGTTGCCATCGACTCGTTGCGCGCGGGCGACCGCGTGCTGGTGTCCGAGGCGTGCAGTCATCACCCCATTGGCGAGGATATCGGGCGCGTGAAGATTCCGCGTTGGCTGACGCAGTACGTGGGCGGAAAGCTACACTTCGATACGGTTCAAGGACATGATTTCCCCGAGGACTTGCCGTTGTACAAGCTGGTCATCCATTGCGGGGCGTGCACGTTGAACCGGCGCGAGATGCTCAGCCGTATATTGCGGTGCAGGCAGGCAGGTGTTCCGATTACGAACTACGGACTTACCATCGCCTACAGTCTGGGTATCTTCGAGCGGGCATTGGGGCCGTTCCCGGCGGCGTTGCAGGCGTACCGCGACGCGTTGGCGGCCATGCAACACTGCCCGCGCGGAGAGTCTCCTGAGCCTGCCGGAACCGTGGCGGATGGAGCGTGTGTGTATACGGGAGAGGCGCCGAACGGATAG
- a CDS encoding class I SAM-dependent methyltransferase produces MATALEHYENLLAEHYTWLYGGWETKLEENRAFFAQIDLLDGAGKSAVDLGCGSGFQSVPLAQAGYEVYAVDISSTLLSELRQRADGLPIVCVEGDLLDFMHTCPASPDLVVCMTDTILHLADKAAIEQLFGSVAGALAQGGAFVLSFRDNNAEPRDIDRIIPVRSDDRTIFTCILEYEAEHVKVFDVTYTREGERWSMSKSFYRKVRVSTEWVRQALEQSGLRVVDANVVRGMTYLVAQKS; encoded by the coding sequence ATGGCAACTGCATTGGAGCATTACGAGAACCTGCTGGCTGAGCACTACACATGGCTGTACGGCGGTTGGGAAACGAAGCTCGAGGAAAACCGTGCGTTCTTCGCTCAGATTGATCTTCTCGATGGCGCGGGCAAATCGGCGGTGGACTTAGGGTGCGGCTCGGGATTTCAGTCTGTGCCCTTGGCGCAAGCGGGATACGAGGTCTATGCCGTCGACATAAGTTCCACGCTTTTGAGCGAACTCAGACAGCGTGCGGATGGACTTCCCATCGTATGCGTTGAAGGGGACCTGCTCGACTTTATGCACACGTGCCCGGCTTCGCCGGATCTTGTCGTGTGTATGACGGACACGATCTTGCATCTCGCGGACAAAGCGGCGATTGAGCAGTTGTTTGGCTCGGTTGCGGGGGCGTTGGCGCAGGGTGGCGCGTTTGTATTGAGTTTCCGCGATAACAATGCGGAGCCGAGGGACATAGACCGCATTATCCCTGTTCGAAGCGACGATCGCACAATCTTTACGTGCATTCTCGAATACGAGGCGGAACACGTGAAGGTGTTCGACGTTACGTATACGCGAGAGGGCGAACGCTGGTCGATGAGCAAGAGCTTCTATCGAAAGGTCCGCGTTTCCACGGAATGGGTGAGGCAGGCGTTGGAGCAGTCGGGCTTGCGCGTGGTGGACGCAAACGTTGTGCGAGGAATGACGTATCTGGTGGCGCAGAAATCATAA
- a CDS encoding MBL fold metallo-hydrolase, whose product MQRRGPETVVTVDCHYRAPESAAAYLVVEEGHIAIVDTNTALAVPVLLRAVEEQGLTPDCVRYVVVTHAHLDHCGGAAELLKHCPKAKVLCHPRAERHLIDPTRLVESATHVYGREVFETLYGNVAPIRASRVKAVEDGQRLRFGKRTFLFLHTPGHSKHHIAMIDLATGSAFTGDAFGMHYPSIQHGNKPYIYFSSPPTDFDPEAARVSVRRVLDSGTERLCVSHFGVVTDVAAAGDVLLQSIDALEEAMRGGMTSDLEGDDLLSFLQQRVQAAAMRLFEECGIEPTPSDLAHVDRDVLMNARGIAYRIEQSREVK is encoded by the coding sequence ATGCAACGTCGCGGGCCGGAAACCGTCGTTACGGTGGATTGCCACTATCGCGCTCCTGAAAGCGCCGCGGCCTACCTGGTCGTGGAAGAAGGCCACATCGCTATCGTCGACACAAATACGGCGTTGGCGGTCCCGGTTTTGTTGCGTGCCGTCGAAGAGCAAGGGCTAACCCCCGATTGCGTGCGCTACGTCGTAGTGACGCACGCCCACCTCGATCACTGCGGCGGCGCAGCCGAGTTGCTGAAACACTGCCCCAAAGCAAAGGTGTTGTGTCATCCCCGCGCGGAACGGCACCTCATTGACCCAACGCGCCTCGTTGAAAGTGCGACACACGTCTATGGCCGCGAAGTCTTCGAGACGCTCTACGGAAACGTCGCTCCGATACGTGCGTCACGCGTGAAAGCCGTGGAAGACGGCCAAAGGCTCCGCTTCGGCAAACGCACATTCCTGTTCCTCCATACGCCGGGCCACTCGAAGCACCATATCGCCATGATCGACCTCGCCACAGGCAGCGCCTTCACCGGCGACGCCTTCGGCATGCACTACCCGAGCATTCAGCACGGGAACAAACCGTACATCTACTTCTCGAGTCCGCCCACCGACTTCGATCCGGAGGCCGCACGCGTTTCCGTGCGCCGTGTGCTCGACAGCGGCACGGAGCGTTTATGCGTAAGCCATTTCGGTGTCGTAACCGATGTCGCGGCAGCCGGAGATGTATTGCTTCAGTCAATCGATGCCTTGGAGGAGGCCATGCGCGGAGGCATGACTTCCGATCTCGAAGGCGACGATTTGCTGTCTTTCCTACAACAACGGGTACAAGCAGCGGCGATGCGCTTGTTCGAAGAGTGCGGTATCGAACCCACTCCTTCCGACCTGGCTCACGTTGACCGCGACGTACTCATGAATGCGCGCGGCATCGCGTACCGCATCGAGCAGAGCAGGGAGGTGAAATAA
- a CDS encoding DUF2961 domain-containing protein, translating to MYDLLTKRRPGKSGRFSSWDTTGHNADAWQIQPGETRVLADIKGPGRILHIWMTQRHHYRECLLRFTWDNAPHASVLVPLGDFFGLGHSIVNSYQSFLFSASTFNNNRFNEGCALNCYAQMPFRERALVELINESPDVHGQYFYIDYETYKDPLPEDEMYFHAEFRRENPFGGWGHEIWVNRPEADVANKERLAYNNNYVILETQGRGHYVGCNISVTNFQRTWWGEGDDMIWVDGYKWPPDLHGTGSEDYLNQAWGMQPNAFMRNGSSIHESNTGGYQTSYVHHIENPVRFNKSIKVTIEHGHANHLCNEMSTVAYWYADKPSAASKVPPVAKRLPVLKDVKGDWDNKPKQQITLTKVTPNAEMKAMKALWKKNREFYEALNKQRKKGGKSKK from the coding sequence ATGTACGACCTTCTTACCAAGCGGCGTCCCGGCAAATCGGGCCGGTTCTCGTCGTGGGATACCACCGGACACAACGCGGACGCGTGGCAGATTCAACCGGGCGAGACGCGTGTCCTCGCCGACATCAAAGGCCCCGGGCGCATTCTGCATATCTGGATGACCCAGCGGCACCATTACCGCGAATGCCTGCTGCGGTTCACATGGGACAACGCCCCGCACGCCAGCGTGCTCGTTCCGCTCGGCGACTTCTTCGGCCTCGGCCACAGCATCGTGAATTCGTATCAGTCGTTCTTGTTCAGCGCATCGACCTTCAACAACAACCGGTTCAATGAAGGGTGCGCGCTCAATTGCTACGCGCAGATGCCGTTCCGCGAACGCGCTCTGGTCGAGCTCATCAACGAGAGCCCAGACGTTCACGGTCAATATTTCTACATCGACTACGAAACCTACAAAGACCCCCTGCCCGAAGACGAAATGTACTTCCATGCAGAATTCCGCCGGGAAAACCCGTTTGGCGGTTGGGGCCACGAGATCTGGGTGAATCGGCCCGAGGCCGACGTTGCCAACAAGGAACGGCTTGCGTACAACAACAACTACGTCATCCTGGAAACCCAAGGCCGCGGCCACTATGTCGGCTGCAACATCAGTGTGACGAATTTTCAGCGCACCTGGTGGGGCGAAGGCGACGACATGATTTGGGTGGACGGCTACAAGTGGCCGCCTGACCTGCACGGCACCGGCAGCGAGGACTACCTCAATCAGGCTTGGGGCATGCAGCCTAACGCGTTCATGCGCAACGGCTCATCCATCCACGAAAGCAATACCGGCGGTTATCAGACCAGCTACGTGCACCACATCGAAAACCCCGTCCGGTTCAACAAATCGATCAAGGTGACGATCGAACACGGCCACGCGAATCATCTCTGTAACGAAATGAGCACGGTGGCCTACTGGTATGCCGACAAACCATCGGCGGCCTCGAAAGTGCCGCCCGTGGCGAAGCGGCTTCCGGTGCTGAAGGACGTGAAGGGCGATTGGGACAACAAGCCCAAGCAGCAGATCACGCTGACAAAGGTGACGCCCAACGCGGAGATGAAAGCGATGAAAGCGCTTTGGAAAAAGAACCGCGAGTTCTACGAAGCGCTTAACAAACAGCGCAAGAAGGGCGGCAAGTCCAAAAAGTAA
- the solA gene encoding N-methyl-L-tryptophan oxidase has product MKHPTYDAIVLGLGGMGSAALYSLAKRGLRVCGVERHGIAHDQGSSHGGCRMIRKAYHEHPDYVPLLNSAYDLWNELEAACGRNLLVRSGLLLSGAPGSDVIAGLESCYAQHDLPHERIDAAEARRRYPQIMLPEDFVAYVDPIGGYLLVESCIEQQVALAQSCGADVLIHHDVLAWHADGNGITLTTERGELHAGNLVVTAGPWAASMLAQLGAPVHVLRKVQLWYTAPTIAEYRGPEFPAYYVERDYGAFYGFPAFTEEGMKIAEHTGGDPVDDPDELNRGLEPGDEVRIRQFLKETFPEMEAHRTRFSVCMYSMSPDRHFIVDKHPVHENVTIAGGFSGHGYKFASVMGEILADLCLEGSTSHPIDLFRIARFK; this is encoded by the coding sequence ATGAAGCATCCCACGTACGACGCAATTGTGCTTGGTCTCGGTGGAATGGGTAGTGCAGCGCTCTACAGCCTGGCCAAACGAGGATTGCGCGTGTGCGGGGTGGAACGTCATGGGATTGCGCACGACCAAGGTAGTTCCCATGGCGGATGCCGCATGATTCGCAAAGCGTACCATGAGCATCCCGACTATGTGCCGTTACTAAACAGCGCCTACGATTTATGGAACGAATTGGAGGCCGCTTGTGGACGGAATCTCCTCGTCCGCAGCGGCCTCCTCCTTTCGGGAGCGCCAGGCTCGGATGTGATAGCAGGATTAGAATCCTGCTATGCCCAACATGATCTTCCGCACGAGCGCATCGATGCTGCCGAAGCTCGAAGGCGCTACCCCCAAATCATGCTGCCTGAAGATTTCGTCGCCTACGTCGATCCGATTGGCGGCTATCTCCTCGTCGAATCGTGCATCGAACAGCAAGTCGCTCTCGCACAGAGTTGCGGCGCCGACGTGCTCATACACCATGACGTTCTTGCGTGGCATGCCGATGGTAACGGCATCACGCTCACGACGGAGCGCGGAGAGCTGCATGCGGGAAATCTTGTAGTCACTGCGGGGCCGTGGGCGGCCTCCATGCTCGCGCAGCTCGGAGCACCCGTCCATGTGCTGCGCAAAGTCCAGCTCTGGTATACGGCGCCAACAATCGCCGAGTACCGCGGACCGGAATTCCCGGCCTACTACGTCGAGCGCGATTACGGAGCATTCTACGGATTCCCCGCGTTCACGGAAGAGGGGATGAAGATTGCTGAACATACCGGCGGCGACCCCGTCGACGATCCCGACGAACTCAACCGCGGCCTCGAACCCGGCGACGAAGTCCGTATCCGGCAATTCCTGAAGGAAACCTTCCCAGAAATGGAAGCGCATCGCACGCGCTTCAGCGTATGCATGTACTCGATGTCACCGGATCGCCACTTCATAGTCGATAAGCACCCTGTCCATGAAAACGTCACCATCGCAGGCGGCTTCTCGGGACATGGGTATAAGTTCGCATCCGTCATGGGCGAGATTCTCGCAGACCTGTGCCTGGAAGGATCGACCAGTCACCCCATCGACCTCTTCCGCATCGCGCGCTTTAAGTAG